DNA from Rhipicephalus sanguineus isolate Rsan-2018 chromosome 11, BIME_Rsan_1.4, whole genome shotgun sequence:
TTCtttttgccacattttttaataTCCAGGAGTTTCTGCTTTCAATCCTTTGTATTTGACTTGTtgcctctgtttctctttctttttattgtgacTCGGATATCTACACTTTCGTTATATtgtgcttgcttgccagctccgttTATCTTTTCCTTCATCACAAGTCCACACTTTTTATGTACAGATACTTGCGCATTCAAGTGGCCCGTTTCGTTGTGCTTCACTTTTAGAAATCTTTCCTCGAAATTACATTTCTTCTGCGCTTCTTGAAGCACGCCTTTTTGGCGTGATCTACTGGTGGCCAGACACTTTTCTGGGCTAGGCTGTCGCACAAAGTGTGGGGCCAGCGACTGCTGCTGCCTGGTCCTCTTAATAGCCAATTGTCATTGTATGGTGCCAAAAGAAGATATACTCCCTCTCGCTGCCATTTGCTGGTGCTCCAAGTAGCTGCCGCGGAACACAGGCCAGGCGCTGACTTGTTGACTTTGAGAAAGCACACCGCTTCTTATTCTTTAAAGTACAGTGCTCACGACATCAAATCTAACATAACTAGTCGAATACTCAAtagctcgagataaccacgttaTGTCGCGATGAATGTGTTCTCTAAAGATGACGTTGGTTGTGATCAACGCGTTCGAATTGAAATTGCGCGCCGATATCACGCAAACTGAGGACGGTGCATacaaaagtatgtgcgttactgagccctaaattgtcccgtttcaatcaGAGAGTTCTGTACTTGCGGTGCGTTTCGATTGTTTCAGTACAGTGTGGGCTACTAATAATACCATGAGATGCTATTTCGCTACGTTTTGAGGAACAATACCATCTAGACAAAATGAAACGAAGTTTAAGCTGTTGTAAAatgttttcatttattgtgtAATTCCATGCTTGTTGTGTTCTCAAGAAGTGTAGCTTGAAAGCTATGCCAACTCAGGGTCTGTACCTTGATTTGGGTCTTCCCGCAGGCAACTCACTCGCTATGACTTCAGTGATTTTCAAGTTTTTATTCATGAACACCATCTGGGGAAGTTGATAGAACGGTTAGATAAAAAATAGATAGAGAGACACACCACCATACACATAGGTTGAGGCATTTAATGTAACTCAGCTGATAGTCGTATCTATGTCGACCACGTTCATGTCATTAAGAATCGAGGTATGTTTATGGTGTGCCCACGTGGTGTGAGCTGAATTGCATTATATAGTTTTTTTAATTAATAAGCTACCTTTGCCAATTTATGTCGAGTGAGTTTCTCGAAAACCGATAAAGTACACTATAAATTTGGCGTTATTTCTTCCGAATCGCTACACAAGTCCCAGTTGGTGTGCTAACGTCCCGTCGGGATACGTGCAGCTGCAAAATAACGCTACATCGATAAATATTACTGCAAGCTCATTGCACTTAGAAGACGTAGTTAATATCGCTTTTTTGTTTACATCGATTTTATTCAATACCAAGGAGGCTTAGTTGTCTCTTTGCTATGCCGTACGTAACAAGCACACGGTGTTTTCTGGCGTTAAATATTTTTACGTTAATTTCAGGTTTCGGATTTGGTTTATTTTCACGACATTTGCACATTTGTAACAAAGCAGAAATAAAACATTGATGGAAAGAATACTATACTAAAAGCTACAATATCTACAGCTTGACTAGCCCCGCTACCCTCTTGGCACAAATAAAGCAACATGCGGTGCAGAAACAGTTTTAGTCGTAGGCAAAAATTCGAAATCACAATTCAATATCTAAAAAGATGAAAAACACTGAGGACGTCCTATGTACATCAGAAAACAAAACACTCCCCAGTTGAAAAACCCACCAGAGTGTGTTTGGCGTGTTCTGGTGTGTTTTGGTGTTAGCACCAGAACAcactggtgtgttctggtggatACACCAGCCTGGTGGGCTGTGTTCTGGTGGGAAAACCGACCCATCGTGGTGTGTTCTGGTTGGATGTGTTCTGGCGGGATGTGTTCTGGTGTGAAAATCGACCCAGTGTGGTGTGTCCTGGTGGGAACGTAGACCCagtgtggtgtgttctggtggaaCGTGTTCTAGTGGGGTGCGAACCTagtgtggtgtgttctggtgggaaaTGCAGTCATTCACCTAACCTTTTGCACTTAGTATTATCAAGTATGCAGTCACAAACTTGGGCATGCAAACGTTATCCTATTAAAATAAAATTTCACTAAACGCAATGAACGATCGACAGTATGACAACGCTATTATCTTCACCCGGCCCTGCTATCACACTAGCACCAAAGTGAAATTGTAATATTAAAAAAGAGAGCTGGAGACCTTGCCATCTACGCAAAGAACAAAACATATGTTCCATTCCATACACAAGAGGATGCCACTGATCGACTGTATACGGTTCTGTGCCGTGCAGACGAACTATGGAATTGTGAGCTCTGATGTCACAACTGGTGTACAGGTTAAATTAGGTAAGCTTTACGCCTGCATATGTGCAGTACAGAAAATATTTGTGTTAGACGCTTTTTGTGTACCTTGTAGATCTCTAGCATGCCTTTCACTAATTTATCTAGCTATTTACCTAAATaaatatttatgtatatatatatatatatatatatatatatatatatatatatatatacatatatatatatgcacacacaaaatTAGAAACCTCACGGTACACGGTACAAGACACCATGGTAAGAGAACTGCATAGACTTCATGCACACTCATGCATTGCAAAGCTGACAGTAGTTGATGGGGAACCcataaaaagacaaagaaagcgaTGTCACATTTGCATTTATTCAACGCATCAGCACAGAACAAGTTTTTGTACTTCTAATTGCACTATAGAGACATGGTGAACTGCAGTAGGCATACATGCATGTACATCAAtgtccaataaaaaaagaatgcaaaataATCAAAGTAACAGGGCTATACGTTTGAAAATTTCAGCAATCCCAGAATGTTGTGCCATAAAGTGCTTGATTATATCTgctataaaattttgaaattatgctGTACTCCCATAGGAACATTGGAAATGAAAAGCACATTTGAAATGGAAAGCCAAAAACCAGCTTAAGTAAACCCACTAAAAATTATGAGATATTTCTTATGGCCTCTGTCCTTAAAAGGGTAGGCCCAAAGAAGGAAGGGCGCAACAAGCCAGCTGCCAGTATCGGACATATCACTTCTCAATGTGGCAACCAACCACAGAAATATAAGTTCACTGACAGGCAGAAACAGCATCAGCAAATAGCATCAAAAGAATGTTTCACATGTTTGTTGTTAAGGAACGGTTGCAACTGTAGTTTGTTTTCTGCATATGCATATTTTTCCTGCAAAATGCCAATACTACAAATGTCATACGACAAGGCGGTTAGACAAGCAAGGTGAAGTTGaggtttatttcaggaaaaaagcaaaacaaagaaaggtacaatttgcctaggggaccggcgaaaaggTATAAAAGCCTGACAAGGCGCCTGCTCCCTGAAAACCTAAAATCCCACCAAAATGACAAAATGCTCAGTGTAAAAAATTAACAGTCAATAATGAAATAAGCATAAATTAGTTGCTACGTGCAGGTCACATGTGTATAAGAAAACAAATAGATGAGTGAATTGGCCCAGGCAATGACATCAGTAAGGCATATATGTGACcaacaaatgaaacaaagtttgagaaaataaacaaacatgaaTGTGACATTACATGACGAAACGTAAGATTTCAATGCATAAGGTTtcagaaattaaaaaaacaaagaaaacaaatactTTAGAGAATACAAAACAATGATTATGATGACGGTGAATATGTTTATGTAGatagcataggtgtgcgcacaggagggcagggggggcggctgccccccctattcacctaagagggggggggggtgcaaagtcagccccatacattgacataataggcaGGGGGGCGCTGccactcgggggggggggcaatgtcagcgccatacattgacataattgggagggggtgctgcgacgaaccttcgcccccctgaaggggaaccctgcgcacgcctatggtagatAGTAAGTGTGACTGAATCTTACTTTTAAAAATCCTGCATGAGTCTATATCGTCAATCAGAGTAGTTACATTCGGGTGTCAGATCAAGGTTAAACGACAAATATTTCTGTAATAATCTCTGCCTTACTATCACAAGACCCTCGCCAAGTATTGAGTAATTATTTGGCGCATGAGGCacttgagtaattaacaaaaaacaaaaacaccctGCTGCATGCCTAGGCATGCAGCAGGGGGATTAATAACAAGTGCACTGAAAAAAGGAGACATGCTCaccgatgaaagaaagaaaaggaaaactgtACATTCTAACCATCATATCAACTGTTGGACAAGGTGCACCATATGAACTTTTGGAGAAACACGTCTCGTACACTAGAAGAATATGGCACACATCTTTTAGTCACCTTCGAAAAGATTCGGCATTTTTGCTACAACGAATGTTCCCCCTCGATTTACAAGAACACACGGTGAAGCCATGCTGCTTTCATGCAGCAAACACTGCCCTACATGTGCTGGTGGATGCTCGATACTGTACATGAAGGGTAAAAAATACTGCTGACAGATAATTTCCTGGCATAACAATAATATGGTCTGAGCGGCTGCACCATACAGTATGGAAACCTCTTGAACAAACCTCTTTAACAATCTCTGAGCAATAAATGCGTCAGACTCCTCGACAGTTTCCTTGAGCAGCATGAAGAGGCTTTTAGAAAGCGGCATGAAATGCCTGATGTATCTCGATGGCAGAATGTCATCGAGACATGGGATGCTGTAATGCAAAAGCCACAATTCTCATTCGGTTGCCTTCCAAAAGGCTCTTTCTGAAACTACAGAGGGCTGCAAGAACATCAAGTGTTGCTGTCCTCACGTGACTTAGACCTACGTcacactgtgtttacacataACCACCAGCTCGATATGAAcaccacaaatgtttttttttaaggaagtGGCATTGAAAATGTACTAATTGCATTCCGAGCAACCCCAATAAATTTGTTAGTGTTCTTGACACCAATTTTATTAAGCGCAAGAATACAAAATACTTCTAAAATCTGAGTCAGTACTCCatcaccaatatctcacataattggtgctTTACAAGGAACCTTCTGATCtcgcaccttcaaatatgagctttcagtggttgtaatccagtaagcacatttttattgaaTTACGACTCACACAAGCACAAGCTTGCAATCTACTTACAGAGAGGCCAGGAAGCATTACTGCTGAATTTCTTGCCACACAATCAGAGACGTCAGCATCTGGGTTGTCGACTTCAACATCCTCAGGAACCTCTTGACTACATTCCGAATTACCATGGACCTTGCTGACTGTTATAGGAAATTCATCCTGCAGATATGGTTCATCTTCGAGCCCGACATTGTCCTCAGTAAGCTCATCTGAACTTGCCTGcatagaaaagagagagacaaaacagAAGTGAGACGATATTCAGGAGTTATGCATTCATGTTCGATCATCAAGTATAAAAGCCACATAAGCAATTTGTGAAAAAAGCAATAAGCGACACGATAGAGTTAGCTCTCGCCTAGAAGTTGAATCgcacgagagtgacagctgttcaATGCTGCCAGTATGAAGGCAGCAAATATGCACCAATGCTGGCATGACATGTGCTCTAACAATTTAagcatatttgttttttttttggccgtTCGCTCCTTCCGTGTGACAACCAGTAGTATGTTACTGATGTACTATTCCAGCTTGGTGCTACTGACTGGTTTCTCAGAAATTCTGGGCAATGAGGGACGTACTATAGATTTCTCCAATTGAGCAATCTAGCAAGAGAAATGAGTGATCTGGTCATGCGACCATCCATTTCGTTGCTTGTCACTGTGACATGCCAAGTAGCGCCAATGGAATTTAGGCTTCTAGCACTCACAATATGACGAGAGGTATGAAACTGGCAATGCTTACAGCAAAGTGGTGCAAGCATAAAGAGATCACAGATGCTGCAATACTGGATAAGTCATAGGAATcattcatggttctggcaagaaaAGCGTATTAATGAATCTTATCTGCTCCAGTTTAATCTCATTAccaccgtcctttcgacagcagctCAGCATTTTTAATAACAGGCAAGACTGAATCAAATGGTTGAAACGGGATTTGTAAATGGGATAGCTTTCTAGATGTGAAGATGTACACAGTAGCCCAAACTGAAACAATACAGGCCAGgaatctttcttcctgtctctgctTGCACTACCAAGCACTACTTCATTAATTTCATTGAATGAGGTACATTTACTCAATGTGGATGCAATGCGGTTTGTATTGTAGCCTCTGCATAGCACTAGTGCGTTAATGTTTTATGAAGACAGGCAGTAACTGATTTTCTTCGTGGAAATGTGTGCCTCATTTCTTTTGTCGCAAACTGCAAGTACATGGGACATTCCTAACGCACCTTGACAACATTTGGGTCCTAGATTTGCTGTTCATAAATAACAACGGTTCCACTCTggcacttttgaaaggccatGCAGTCGATGGCCGTCAAAAAGCCACAACTCTATCGACTCAGTGCACTTGTCACGCTGCTGCTACATGGCAGTTTTGAACGACCGTTGAGGGTTTGAGGCTTTTCTGGAACAGATAGTGTGGCACTGTGgatctttattttcatttacaTGTCACCGAAAGTTCAACAGTATAAATCCTCATAAAGGCACAAATGTGTCTGTCACTTTTCTTTAAACGATTCAATCAACTGTTTATACGTAGTTATGAATGCATATTTAGTATACCTACTGACAGCCCCCTAAGCATTGTTCCCCACCAACCCAACCACTCCCTCCCCTCTTACATATACAGGCACCTACCACCCCGCCCCCGTGTTGTTTTAgcaacctcctcctcctcctcccccccccccccccccccccgtcatttCGAAGTTATGGGTAAAACACTGCTGGCACCGCGCGCCCCGCTTCTACATCGATGTGAAACAGTTACAAAGTTAAACGAGGATTGCATCGCCCCGCGGTGGAAAGCTGTGATATCAGTCATTTACAGCGAAAGAAGCTCTTGCCTCAGATAAGCACGAACAGAGCGGCTGCATGTGCGAATTGATATTGATAACGCCGGGCTCTGAGAGTCATTTCAAGATATCACAACTTACCTGTGAAGCATCTAGAGCAGCAGACGATTCTTTCTTCTGGCTCCACACAATCTGTAGGGGAACTTTGACGATGTAGTCGGCTTCTAAATAGAACCGAAAGCGCCGTTTCTGAGGCGGGACCGACCACCACGACGGGGCCATGGGTGCGCGGGGGCCCAGGGCCCAGGGCCGTCACTTCAACagctgcgctgtagtgaaagaacTACGATCTACGATCATCACATTGTAATTCACCACGTCGTACACACGCCGTTGTTAAACCCCGCCGCCGAGCTGCTTTGGTGGCGAAGTCGGTTAGCACTCAGCGCGGCAGTTCGTGGTGCTGAACGTCGTGGGTTCGTAACCGCgcattgtagtttttttttctttttttttagtgttttcgttTCTAGTTTTGAAACATTGCGTCAAGATTATCATGACTTCTCCGAAGGAACCGTAACtttactttttaaaagaaaaccaAGCGGAAGGCTGCTGCAGCAGTACACTGTAGCTGCAACCGTACTCAAGACGCGATACATTGTTTCATTGCATCGCATATGAATGGGACGCTGACATGACATTTCCGACCACTGATTTATTACGTTGAGAACGCACTCTAGCAATAAACACTTGAAAAAATAGCGACAATcctcagaacgccgttgatataGCATGTTTTATAgaaacagtttcggtttcgatcgaAACCGGGACTGGTAGTATAAAAGCTGTGATAATATAATAAATTATTAGCAGCGATTTGAGGTTTGTGATCACTTTATTTGTGAATTAGAGCTCCTAAACTTTCAACTAAAGCAACAAAGTTAATGGTTGAAGAAGATATCATGCCACTACGCCTTTAGTTAGCGGCAAAACATTCATTTTGACGCCACTGCTAGCAACActggcattgttttttttttattccgtcgAGGATTTTCCGTGCGTGAACGATCGCCCGCTTGTGAAAAGTTAGTGCGACGCAGTGTTTCGTCTACGTAAGATACCACTTTCACAAGAACAAAAAGGTTATAAGTGCGAAGAGCGTGCCGTGCGGTGGTTTAACTGCAAGGACGTTGACGACTTCACCCCTGGGGATGTCTTCAGTGCTTACTGGGAGCGGCGATGAGAAGACCAAAGTCGGCTCTACGACACCGTGCTTCTGCATATGACAGGTGATGTAAAATTCTTCATTACATGGGGCACACATTCTGTGCGTATGTTTAAAATCTCTTCTTGCACGTGCGGAGTCGAAGAAGAGCTTAAACTTCAATCTGGCTGCGCATGTTCAACTTTTTTCCCCCACACTCGCCTTTGTGCTGAACCACGCCGTTATAACTCCATGTCATGTCCCAGCGCTGGCCGACCGCTATCTACATGTAGCCTATTTACtattctgtagtatgtagtacttTACGCCGAGCTGCCGTCGCCGCGTGAGTGTGTACCAGCGAATGCTATGCCTTGCACAGTGTTGAAATCCTGAGTTAGGGCAATATTATAGATTTAACGTTAATTGCTACCGTGGAACCATGATTTgcacagattttttttaaatccacgATGTGAATCTGTGATAGTATACAGGTGACTACCGCAGTTCTTTGCCACGTGGTATTTTCGAAATGCATGGATCTAGACGGGTGCGAGCAAGTGATGCTCTCTTATGCGCTGCAGCATAGTGCTCAGGCTTCAGGAAGAGGCCGAAACAAGCGTGCGGCCTGGGAAGCTCGAAGCTTACCAGCTTATACATTTTTTTAGCGAAATCTTTGTCAACATGGCATTACACCCATCTTCACTAACCAGAGGTCGTGCTCTTGAATTCGTGTATTCTTCATGATGCTGTGCTTTAAGATTGGTCTTCAGGGCATAGCTTGACAGTGGTCCTGGTGGAAGCTTTCCCACATGTATTTATGCAAATGTGTGCTAATCATCATAATTACTTTCTGATAAGTGTGACTTAATTGTAATATTG
Protein-coding regions in this window:
- the LOC119373531 gene encoding uncharacterized protein LOC119373531 isoform X2 — encoded protein: MAPSWWSVPPQKRRFRFYLEADYIVKVPLQIVWSQKKESSAALDASQASSDELTEDNVGLEDEPYLQDEFPITVSKVHGNSECSQEVPEDVEVDNPDADVSDCVARNSAVMLPGLSHPMSR
- the LOC119373531 gene encoding uncharacterized protein LOC119373531 isoform X1; its protein translation is MAPSWWSVPPQKRRFRFYLEADYIVKVPLQIVWSQKKESSAALDASQASSDELTEDNVGLEDEPYLQDEFPITVSKVHGNSECSQEVPEDVEVDNPDADVSDCVARNSAVMLPGLSVSRLQACACVSRNSIKMCLLDYNH